A genomic stretch from Lathyrus oleraceus cultivar Zhongwan6 chromosome 2, CAAS_Psat_ZW6_1.0, whole genome shotgun sequence includes:
- the LOC127123598 gene encoding uncharacterized protein LOC127123598, with translation MANKFCFEALDKSLKDIMSINGEASQKIFGGKVVVFCDDFRQILHVIPRGSKSDIIHATINTSYIWDHFKVLKLTKNMHLQSEAMTCTADDIQIFSEWILKIGDGTVFEPNDGYVEITIPQEFIISNFPDPIKAIVESTYPDLIHNYQYSNYLQSRAILASTIEVVYDINQYIINLLLGEENEYFSSNSIDGSEATDFDAFEHLKPEFLNALKISRLSNHSIKLKIGTTIMLLHNLDQSEGLCNGTRLSAIRLVNHVIEGQSLDNVGLYYVFSHDQLYVALSRVKTKEGLKILIHDKDKQARHIITNVVFEEVFQNI, from the exons ATGGCTAACAAATTTTGTTTTGAGGCTCTTGACAAATCTTTGAAGGATATTATGAGTATTAATGGAGAAGCGTCTCAAAAAATATTTGGAGggaaggttgttgttttttgtgatGATTTCAGACAAATTCTTCATGTTATACCAAGAGGTAGTAAATCAGATATTATTCATGCAACCATTAATACTTCTTATATCTGGGATCATTTCAAGGTACTCAAACTTACAAAGAACATGCACTTGCAAAGTGAAGCAATGACATGTACTGCAGATGATATTCAAATTTTTTCGGAGTGGATCTTAAAAATTGGAGATGGGACAGTGTTTGAACCAAATGATGGTTATGTTGAGATTACAATTCCCCAAGAGTTTATCATTTCAAATTTTCCAGATCCTATAAAGGCTATTGTTGAAAGTACCTACCCCGATCTCATTCATAACTACCAATATTCTAATTATCTTCAAAGTCGTGCAATTCTGGCTTCAACTATTGAAGTAGTGTATGATATCAATCAATACATCATAAACCTTCTTCTAG gAGAAGAAAATGAATACTTTAGTAGCAATTCTATAGATGGATCTGAAGCAACTGACTTTGATGCATTTGAACATTTGAAACCTGAATTCTTAAATGCTCTTAAAATATCAAGATTGTCCAATCATTCAATAAAGTTGAAAATTGGGACCACAATAATGTTGTTGCATAACTTGGATCAATCAGAAGGATTATGCAATGGTACACGACTCTCTGCAATAAGGCTTGTTAATCATGTCATTGAA GGTCAATCTTTAGACAACGTTGGTTTATACTATGTTTTTAGTCATGATCAATTGTATGTGGCACTTTCTAGAGTCAAGACAAAAGAAGGTCTTAAGATTTTGATTCATGACAAAGATAAACAGGCTAGGCATATTATCACTAATGTTGTCTTCGAAGAAGTTTTTCAGAATATTTAA
- the LOC127120105 gene encoding la-related protein 1B, producing the protein MAMIGNEIPSHSSDNLQSSRLPVSSPWNQIVRGESEFVPAVSSSPPSEEPFPSATTAVDDSSSVLETSDNGGEQNGGTDKRPAWNKPSSNGAASEVRPVMDAHSWPALSDSARAFTKSESSKGLLDGSSVSQSQGMESMPSSSSQTQRQVEDHVNLNNMASTRQKPIKHNSSNASSNGGHIQQSAPQVAIVSTGSHNSFSKDHTQRSGSVSSDHPQQRNSFRNRSNGPHQRGDGSHHHNYGNRRDQDWNSRRNFNGRDMHVPPRVSPRIIRPSLPPNSGQFIHPQSLRPFGGHMGFHELAPPVVFVAAPPPPPPLDSLRGVPYVPPMAHPALYYAGPDPQLHSMIVSQIEYYFSNENLVRDTFLRQKMDDQGWVPIKLIAGFKKVMLLTDNIQLIMDAVRTSSVVEVQGDKIRRKIDWMKWIMPPPVQFHNVETPGVLTHDTLSEEVHNISQETTIYAGAGGLVLPDKISTGQVGHHDSDDSISTRN; encoded by the exons ATGGCAATGATCGGTAACGAAATTCCCTCTCATTCCTCCGATAACCTCCAATCGAGTCGGCTTCCGGTCTCCTCGCCTTGGAATCAGATAGTACGCGGCGAATCGGAGTTCGTTCCCGCCGTTTCTTCATCGCCGCCGTCGGAGGAACCTTTTCCGTCCGCAACCACGGCGGTTGATGACTCTAGCTCTGTTTTGGAGACCTCCGATAACGGTGGTGAGCAGAATGGCGGCACTGATAAGAGACCTGCTTGGAATAAGCCTTCCTCCAATGGTGCAGCTTCGGAGGTACGGCCGGTTATGGATGCACACTCTTGGCCAGCGTTGTCTGATTCGGCTAGAGCTTTTACGAAATCGGAGTCATCAAAGGGTTTGTTAGATGGATCTTCTGTTTCTCAATCGCAG GGTATGGAAAGCATGCCTTCTTCCTCTTCCCAGACGCAGAGACAAGTTGAAGATCATGTAAATTTAAACAATATGGCATCAACTCGCCAGAAACCAATCAAACACAACAGTTCAAATGCCTCTTCTAATGGAGGCCACATACAGCAGTCTGCTCCCCAAGTTGCTATAGTTTCAACAGGATCTCACAACTCTTTTTCCAAAGACCATACACAGAGAAGTGGGTCTGTGTCCAGTGACCATCCACAGCAGCGTAATTCATTTAGAAATCGTAGTAATGGTCCGCATCAGCGTGGAGATGGTTCTCACCATCATAACTACGGGAACAGGCGTGATCAAGACTGGAATAGTCGTCGAAATTTCAATGGTAGAGACATGCATGTGCCACCAAGAGTTTCTCCAAGAATAATAAGGCCATCTCTGCCTCCTAATTCTGGACAATTTATTCATCCACAATCATTGCGGCCTTTTGGTGGCCACATGGGATTCCATG AACTAGCACCTCCAGTGGTATTTGTCGCCGCTCCACCTCCACCTCCACCCCTGGATTCACTAAGAGGTGTTCCCTATGTGCCTCCTATGGCACATCCTGCTCTTTATTATGCCGGGCCAGACCCTCAGCTGCATAGTATGATAGTTAGTCAGATTGAGTACTATTTTAG TAATGAAAATTTAGTTAGGGATACATTCTTGCGGCAGAAAATGGATGACCAGGGCTGGGTTCCAATAAAACTAATTGCAGGCTTCAAAAAA GTTATGCTTTTGACAGACAATATCCAGCTTATAATGGATGCAGTTCGAACTTCATCTGTTGTTGAAGTGCAG GGAGACAAAATAAGGAGGAAAATTGATTGGATGAAATGGATCATGCCTCCTCCTGTTCAGTTTCATAATGTTGAGACTCCAGGTGTGCTGACTCATGACACGCTCTCAGAAGAAGTGCACAACATTTCTCAGGAGACCACGATCTATGCTGGTGCTGGAGGACTAGTTCTACCAGATAAGATAAGTACTGGTCAAGTTGGTCATCATGACTCAGATGACTCTATTTCAACGAGAAATTAA